Proteins encoded within one genomic window of Sphingomonas cannabina:
- a CDS encoding helix-turn-helix domain-containing protein, translated as MLPALLTEDEAADALKLCPRTLRKQRQAGRLPYVLIGRAIRYTLDDLTQFVESSRQCPSTEEKARHTGGSASRSTVSDFEAARARRARGKLSR; from the coding sequence ATGCTTCCGGCGCTTCTCACTGAGGACGAGGCGGCGGATGCGCTCAAGCTCTGCCCGCGTACGCTTCGGAAGCAGCGCCAGGCCGGGCGGCTGCCCTACGTCTTGATCGGGCGCGCGATCCGATACACCCTCGATGATCTGACCCAATTTGTCGAAAGCTCCCGCCAATGTCCCTCTACCGAAGAGAAGGCTCGCCATACTGGTGGTTCAGCTTCTCGATCGACGGTCAGCGATTTCGAGGCAGCACGGGCGAGACGGGCAAGAGGGAAGCTCTCAAGGTAG